The segment tttaaggaatttctaaattcgttaaataatcctttattatttacggcattatttcctgaattatttcgattcgatccatgattatttctggaagtacttgggttttgattgttatagtcgttactactatagcgaggttaataagttccaacattcctacgattgttatttccgtttcttgagtgttcgtgattcttgttatcagttacgaaattttcgtagattcctaactcttgagctgatttttctagattagccatagtagaaatgtctttctttgctaaaatgatgaacagtttattgggtagagcatcttctatggtatgtctggtggcattttccagagcgtttttaaagattatcttattttctgggctagtctccagatttagtttacttactataacatttgacttaatttctagttcctctacgaacttccgaatattcccattgaatttggtgtcgtgtaattgttgtagcagcgtttcgtatggagtgtggttgttgaatttgctgattagggctacttttagatcggtccaggtgttgggttgaaggctttgtgataaaagttgtgctcgtccgcacagttgaccctcagtggctccgtacatgatgctttgttgccggatgtcttctgttgggtacaattcggagatgtactcgatcctacttatgaacgagcttaggcgttcttggcatccgtcgtatggtggaatttgcctgattgacttcaaggcttggttcaggtgtatttctgttagccgcatgttgatttctttttatacccgatactcaaaatgagtattggggtatattagatttgtggtaaaagtggatgtgtgtaacgtccagaaggaatcgtttccgaccccataaagtatatatattcttgatcagcatcaatagccgagtcgattgagccatgtctgtctgtccgtctgtacgtccgtccgtctgtccgtctgtccgtccccttcagcgcctagtgctcaaagactataagagctagagcaacgatgttttggatccagacttctgtgatatgtcactgctacaaaaatatttcaaaacttcgccccgcccacttccgcccccacaaaggacgaaaatctgtggcatccacaattttgaagatatgagaaaaccaaaaacgtagaattgtagagaatgaccatatctttaagactgcggaatgtgaattggatcgtattattattatagccagcatcaagaaaacaatttcattttttctcgccctgtctctctctaacacacacgtagcataggcggctttgcttagagaaaaacattagcgcctagatctcagagactacaaaagctagagcaaccaaatttggtatccacactcctaatatatcggaccgagacgagtttgtttcaaaatttcgccacaccccattccgccccgcaaaggacgaaaatctggggatattcaaaaatctcagagactattaaggctagagtaatcaaatttggtatccgcactcctgttagatcttactataaaacgtgtatctcaaaatttcgccccacccccttccgcccccacaaagaacgaaaatctgttgcatccacaatattacacattcgagaaaactaaaaacgcagaatcataaataatgactatatctatcagattgctgaatctggatcagatcggatcatttttgtagccaaaagcaagaaatgaatcctttttttcccgacgatgactgaggtctgatgtcttgaacggaattaactttggttgaattctccgacggtgtcgccattgacgtttgtcttgaacagaactgagttggctttttagatgcagactatttatattatgatgctcggtttgggattcggatttggattcgtaggcgttggcttcgacttcggcttcggagatggtcACGACttcgtgactcgatcgatatgtgggaaaggcggcttttgatgaaaggcttccgctgcgtatgagcggtgttgtattacttgggggtggctgagaatagggcctctgattggtcagctaggatggtgtgattcttgagaatcgattagtaattgatctctgaagagtggcgtgattctggtgcggctggattctagtgcggctggattctagtgcggcatctattgttttatgttcaacttccagtttagagtgtttgtttacattgcctgcaatcggctacgcgtggtccatttcgagcgtgagattgtttatgagggttcgaagctgagggtgtcgtattgtttatagtattgtgggtgcagggtaatagacatagacaagggtatgcggagcatggactatagatatgtcactatatataattatgtgtgggtatttggttggacggtcgcgcggtagatcggccgtctgaagcgggggtgaaatcgtaactgcttaactctatgccttatggtgctttttctgccgtgagcgccgtgtggatcgtggattgtggatccgagcgcccctccgagcgcgcgtgAGGCcgttgggaccggggcgcacggagttggcacagtgcgcggaaattgtttacggctggcctgaacaaCTCCCATGTCACTCCAAACATCAAAGCCCATGTGCTATAACTCTCTATGGATGAATGGGCCTCAGTGTATATTCTGATAAAAGAATAACAACCTGTACATATGTCTTTCCCTGTTCTCTTCTGGCCATTTTGAAAAGTAAATGGGGGAACTTTACAGAAGCAACACCCAGTCAGGCATGTTTATTCCCAAAGGTCCATCAGCCCCGAAACATAATACATATACGTAATACTGGTCTGTCAATTTTGTATGCCTCCAGCCGGGCATTAGTCCGTGTCAAGTCATGTGGTCAATGTCAATTGGCTACCATCCACAACCCGAAGCGAGGGAGGGAGCGGGGGCTAGTTATTGGGCAACCGCAGATGGGAAACTCATGAGAGATCCAACTTGCTGACCCCCTTCTCCCTCGATGTCTGAGCCCGTAGTATCGCCATCAaataatatgtatattaaGAGTTAACAAGGCGTGAACATCCGAAAATGAAACATACACAGCATTAAAAGAtcataaaacgagggggaacgttgtgagttgctgcggacaccgcaactctacggttatacccgatactaagtcagtatggctctcctccggcagacgccgctaatattaaacgacacgacaaagtgcgtgcgagagagacagaaaatccccccccccctatccggacaactaagggccatactggcctatgtggggccccctctgagggccgtccgggtcaacctaacctaaccttctttagtttctccttttcttcgtcatttaaatgttccaaccttagctggttgcattcccttaattcattctctaatgcggaagcgaagtattgctctccttcaggagatgggtcaaggcacttaggtgtagttatatcttcctttgaagatggcttatcacctttgtgtgcggtcttgccgacggcaattgcttctccactttggatgattgggtatgacctttctcctaacgttaccgtttcctttcggtaatcgatgacggctttgctggccatcaaatattctctgcctaagagtatgtcataattttcagaaaaattatgaatataaaatttttgttttgtcggacagtttttggttgcattacgtgtaatgctctgagtcagacggacgggtccattgatggtatggacggtgaggttgtcgctatcgactttggaatctgtatagttttcttttattatatttattgacgatcccgagtccgcgatacctcttaattttttattatttacgattatttctatatatggtcttcctcgatttcttccgaggcactctgctgaaaatttacatccattttcatttgtccgctttggctttccctagatcgtttgactggctgatttggtgcaatgctacctgcctgagtctgattgatttgatagtttgtgggattctgtactctgccctggtttaaggaatttctaaattcgttaaataatcctttattatttacggcattatttcctgaattatttcgattcgatccatgattatttctggaagtacttgggttttgattgttatagtcgttactactatagcgagggtaataagttccaacattcctacgattgttatttccgtttcttgagtgttcgtgattcttgttatcagttacgaaattttcgtagattcctaactcttgagctgatttttctagattagccatagtagaaatgtctttctttgctaaaatgatgaaaagtttattgggtagagcatcttctatggtatgtctggtggcattttccagagcgtttttaaagattatcttattttctgggctagtctccagatttagtttacttactataacatttgacttaatttctagttcctctacgaacttccgaatattcccattgaatttggtgtcgtgtaattgttgtagcagcgtttcgtatggagtgtggttgttgaatttgctgattagggctacttttagatcggtccaggtgttgggttgaaggctttgtgataaaagttgtgctcgtccgcacagttgaccctcagtggctccgtacatgatgctttgttgccggatgtcttctgttgggtacaattcggagatgtactcgatcctacttatgaacgagcttaggcgttcttggcatccgtcgtatggtggaatttgcctgattgacttcaaggcttggttcaggtgtatttctgttagcggcatgttgatttctttttatacccgatactcaaaatgagtattggggtatattagatttgtggtaaaagtggatgtgtgtaacgtccagaaggaatcgtttccgaccccataaagtatatatattcttgatcagcatcaatagccgagtcgattgagccatgtctgtctgtccgtctgtccgtccgtccgtctgtccgtctgtccgtccccttcagcgcctagtgctcaaagactataagagctagagcaacgatgttttggatccagacttttgtgatatgtcactgatacaaaaatatttcaaaacttcgccccgcccacttccgcccccacaaaggacgaaaatctgtggcatccacaattttaaagatatgagaaaaccaaaaacgtagaattgtagagaatgaccatatctttaagactgcggaatctgaattgcagcaactcacaacgttccccctcgatTTTGTtgatatttacatacatatacatatacatatacatatacatatacatatacatatacatatacatatacatatacttatacatataaatatacGATTAATTACCTCATAATAATATCAATTTCCACGGGCAATGAATATTTTAAATCGAGGCCCTTTTGTTCTGGATCAAATTGGAAGAGTTTAATTTTACAGTCCTTTCTGAACCATTTAAAATGTCATTTAAGATTTATATGATTTATAAAAATTTGTCACGTGTCGCAACcttaaatacatacatatgtatgtatgtacatacaaacAAATCCAACAAACCTAGTCCCAAGGGAAGAACTCATAAATACTTTGAGTGGAAACAATTTTATTATCAATACAAAGAGACAATCAAATTACGAATTAATTTTTTCCCGCATGTAAACGAATTTATGGCTAATTTATAAATTAGTTTAATGCACTGCCGTCGATTTTTATTGCAATTCGCATCCAACTCCATCCAAATCCAAATATTTTTCACCCCATTAACGATACTCCGTCAGTGTGAAGTAAACCTTGACCAAGGCCCGTTCCTGGCTATCAAAACTGAATGTAATGAAGAGGGCATAGTCCCCAGATGGCAGGGGCAGCAGTTCCAAGGCTTTGACCGGGAAACGAAAGTGTTCCAGCATAATTTCAGCCTGCAGATAATATATTGATAAATAGTAACTATATCACTGGAATCAAGCAACTTACAGGAAGCGGGCACCGGTTCACATTGGTTCGATTGGTAAAACTGTTGAATATGATATTGACAAAGGGGTGATTCCGCTTCTCCAGATACTCGCACAGGTCCGACTGACAGATATTGTACAGGAATGGCTTATACCCACTGGCCCGCTTCAGCAACTGTATTCGCATCTGTaggaaaatgaaaattgaaattACTTTGCTTATACACAGATCAGCGAGGCTTTGTAAAGTCAGAACTGTCTAAATAACATATGTAATATATATATCTAAATCATTTGTTTATTTGATTCCGACGGCGTAAAATATATACTTGTTC is part of the Drosophila miranda strain MSH22 chromosome Y unlocalized genomic scaffold, D.miranda_PacBio2.1 Contig_Y1_pilon, whole genome shotgun sequence genome and harbors:
- the LOC117190377 gene encoding uncharacterized protein LOC117190377, producing MATLWGHLFVWIGLWHILQVRGIAKFTNVQCFAVDEKFANFSRCRLYAVKRDVVEMSLIAKVLNWPKRPVSMRIQLLKRASGYKPFLYNICQSDLCEYLEKRNHPFVNIIFNSFTNRTNVNRCPLPAEIMLEHFRFPVKALELLPLPSGDYALFITFSFDSQERALVKVYFTLTEYR